Proteins from a genomic interval of Dama dama isolate Ldn47 chromosome 1, ASM3311817v1, whole genome shotgun sequence:
- the LOC133065499 gene encoding olfactory receptor 10A5-like — protein MAEGNWTRVSEFILMSFSSLPTEIQSVLFLTFLVIYLVTLLGNSLIILVTLADPMLHSPMYFFLRNLSFLEIGFNLVIVPKMLGTLVAQDTTISFLGCATQMYFLFFFGVSECFLLATMAYDRYVAICSPLHYPVIMNPRTRAKLAAVSWFPGIPVATVQTTWLFSFPFCGINKVNHFFCDSPPVLRLVCADTALFEIYAIIGTILVVMIPCLLILCSSTRIAAAILKIPSAKGKHKAFSTCSSHLLVVSLFYVSLSLTYFRPKSNSSPESKKVLSLCYTVVTPMLNPIIYSLRNNEVKNALGRTFHKAVGIRTAFCRHFEV, from the coding sequence ATGGCTGAAGGAAACTGGACAAGAGTGAGTGAGTTTATCCTCATGAGTTTCTCTTCCTTACCTACTGAAATACAGTCAGTACTCTTCCTGACATTTCTGGTCATCTACCTGGTCACTCTGCTGGGAAACAGCCTCATCATTCTGGTTACCTTGGCTGACCCCATGCTGCAcagccccatgtacttcttcctcaggaACTTGTCCTTTTTAGAGATTGGCTTCAACCTGGTCATTGTGCCCAAGATGCTGGGGACCCTGGTTGCCCAGGACACAACCATCTCCTTTCTTGGCTGTGCCACTCAGAtgtatttcctcttcttctttgggGTTTCTGAATGCTTCCTCCTGGCcaccatggcctatgaccgctatgtagCCATCTGCAGTCCCTTGCACTACCCAGTCATCATGAATCCAAGGACACGTGCCAAACTGGCAGCTGTCTCCTGGTTTCCAGGCATTCCCGTAGCTACTGTGCAGACCACGTGGCTCTTCAGCTTTCCATTCTGTGGCATCAACAAGGTGaaccacttcttctgtgacaGCCCGCCTGTGCTGAGGCTGGTCTGTGCAGACACAGCACTCTTTGAGATCTATGCCATCATTGGAACCATTCTGGTTGTCATGATACCCTGTTTGCTGATCCTGTGTTCCTCCACTCGCATTGCTGCTGCCATCCTGAAGATTCCATCGGCCAAGGGGAAGCATAAAGCCTTCTCTACCTGCTCATCCCACCTCCTTGTTGTCTCCCTCTTCTATGTATCTTTAAGCCTCACCTACTTCCGACCTAAGTCCAATAGTTCTCCTGAGAGCAAAAAAGTGCTATCACTGTGCTACACAGTTGTAACTCCCATGCTGAACCCTATCATCTACAGCTTGAGAAATAATGAGGTGAAGAATGCCCTTGGTCGGACCTTCCACAAGGCTGTGGGCATCAGAACTGCATTCTGTAGACATTTTGAGGTATAA
- the LOC133050904 gene encoding olfactory receptor 10A5, translating into MAEGNWTRVSEFILMSFSSLPTEIQSVLFLTFLLIYLVTLLGNSLIILVTLADPMLHSPMYFFLRNLSFLEIGFNLAIVPKMLGTLIAQDTTISFLGCATQMYFFFFFGVSECSLLATMAYDHYVAICSPLHYPVIMNPRTRAKLAAVSWFPGIPVATVQTTWFFSFPFCGSNKVNHFFCDSPPVLRLVCADTALFEIYAIIGTILFVMIPCLLILCSYTRIAAAILTIPSAKGKHKAFSTCSSHLLVVSLFYVSLSLVYFRPKSNNSPESKKVLSLSYTIVTPMLNPIIYSLRNNEVKNALGRTFHKALGLRNCIP; encoded by the coding sequence ATGGCTGAAGGAAACTGGACAAGAGTGAGTGAGTTTATCCTCATGAGTTTCTCTTCCTTACCTACTGAAATACAGTCAGTGCTCTTCCTGACATTTCTGCTCATCTACCTGGTCACTCTGCTGGGAAACAGCCTCATCATTCTGGTTACCTTGGCTGACCCCATGCTGCACagtcccatgtacttcttcctcaggaACTTGTCGTTCTTAGAGATAGGTTTCAATTTAGCCATTGTGCCCAAGATGCTGGGGACCTTGATTGCTCAGGACACAACCATCTCCTTTCTTGGCTGTGCCACTCAgatgtatttcttcttcttctttggggTTTCTGAATGCTCCCTCCTGGCCACCATGGCCTATGACCACTATGTAGCCATTTGCAGTCCCTTGCACTACCCAGTCATCATGAATCCAAGGACACGTGCCAAACTGGCAGCTGTCTCCTGGTTTCCAGGCATTCCTGTAGCTACTGTGCAGACCACGTGGTTCTTCAGCTTTCCATTCTGTGGCAGCAACAAGGTGaaccacttcttctgtgacaGCCCGCCTGTGCTGAGGCTGGTCTGTGCAGACACAGCACTCTTTGAGATCTATGCCATCATTGGAACCATTCTATTTGTCATGATACCCTGTTTGCTGATCCTATGTTCCTACACTCGCATTGCTGCTGCCATCCTGACGATTCCATCAGCCAAGGGGAAGCATAAAGCCTTCTCTACCTGCTCCTCTCACCTGCTCGTCGTCTCCCTTTTCTATGTATCTTTAAGCCTCGTCTACTTCCGCCCTAAGTCCAATAATTCTCCTGAGAGCAAGAAAGTGCTCTCACTGTCCTACACTATTGTGACTCCCATGCTGAACCCCATCATCTACAGCCTGAGAAATAATGAGGTGAAGAATGCCCTTGGTCGGACCTTCCACAAGGCCCTAGGCCTTAGAAACTGCATCCCATAA